One Bacillota bacterium genomic window, TTCAGCTTTAACGCGGTAATTATTCCGGCAAGCGAAACAGTTTCGTTATCACTATAAAGCTGATCCCCTTCCTCTTTAAATGATAATATGATTTCACGCAGATTTGCGTGTTCAAAGCCACTCAAAATCTTTGAATATTCAGAAAGCGGATGCCCGGACAGATACATGCCCGCGCTTTCCTTTTCCATTGCGAGTTTTTCTTTAAGAGGAATCTCCGGTATATTCGGATAATCCGGTTCCCTTGAGTTCTCCGTACTTTCAGACATGCCGAAAAGATCGGTCTGCCCGTCTATATTGCGGCTTTTGCTGTCTGATATCTCATCCATGATCTTTTCATATGTGCGCAGAAGCTGACTGCGAAACTGCCCGAAACCGTCTGCCGCACCGGCGAAGATGAGCATTTCGACGACTTTTTTGGATAGCCCCTTGTCACTCATTCTATACAAGAAATCATAGAACGAAGTGAACAGCCCGTTTTTCCTGCGCTCTTTTATCATATCGTTTATGACGGCATAGCCGATGCTCTTTATCGCGACAAGTCCGAACCTGATGTTTTTGCCCGAAACGGTGAATCCGACGCCGCTTTCATTAATGTCTGGAGGCAGGACGGAAATCCCCATTTTCACACATTCGCCGATATACTCTGTCACCTTTTCGGTGAAACCGATAATGCTTGACAAAAGCGCCGCCATATATTCGCGGGGATAGTAAAGTTTGAGGTATGCCGTTCTGTAAGCAACTGCCGCATATGCTGCCGCGTGCGATTTATTGAAGGCATAGCTTGCAAAGGTTGCCATCTCGTCAAATATCTCGCTTGCGGTCTTTTCGTCAACTCCGTTTGCAATTGCGCCGACGCACTCCGTCGTTCCGTCATCACGCTTTAGTCCATATATAAAATTATGCCGCTCTTTTTGCATAACATCGGCTTTTTTCTTAGACATTGCACGTCTTACAAGGTCGGCTCGCCCGTATGAGTAACCCGCAAGTCGGCGGACTATCTGCATGACCTGCTCTTGATAGACTATACAGCCGAAGGTTACGTCAAGGATTTCCTTTAAAAGAGGCGTTTTATATGTCACTTTTTCAGGGTTATTCTTGTTTTCAATAAAACGGGGTATCGAATCCATAGGCCCCGGGCGGAACAGGGATATAACAGCGATGATGTCCTCGAAGCAGCGCGGCTTTAATGTTGTCAGCACCTGGCGCATACCGGGCGACTCAAGCTGAAAAACGCCGAGAGACTGTCCCTGTGAAAGCATATCGTAGACTTTTTTATCATCAAGGGGCATGTCCGCGGTCAGAAACCGTTTTCCGATGCGTTCTGAAATCATGTCCTCCGCGTATTTTATAACGGTAAGGTTTCTAAGAGCCAGAAAGTCCATTTTAAGAAGCCCAAGCTCTTCGAGGGTCGTCATTGTGTACTGTGTTACATTGAGCCCGTCGCCCTTTTGAAGCGGAACAAGCTCATCCACCCGCTTTGCAGTAATAACGATACCTGCGGCGTGGATCGACGAATGGCGGGGCATTCCCTCAAGCTTACGTGCCATATCTATCAGCTTTTTCACCCTGTCGTCCGATTCGTAAAGCTCACGCAGAGGTTTTGAAATGCTCAGCGCCTTTTCAAGCGTAATATGGATCTCGGATGGGACAAGCTTTGCGACTGTATCGACCTCGTTATAAGGCATGTTCAGAACCCTGCCGACGTCACGGATAGAGCCGCGCGCCGCCATAGTTCCGAAGGTCACTATCTGGGCGACCCTGTCGCTTCCGTATTTTCTGACGACATAGTCTATGACCTCTCCACGTCGCTCATTGCAGAAATCTATATCTATATCGGGCATTGAGACACGTTCAGGGTTCAAAAACCGCTCGAAGAGCAGGTTATATTTTATCGGATCGATATCGGTGATTCCAAGGCAGTAGGCAACGATGCTTCCCGCGGCAGAACCCCTGCCGGGACCTACAGGGATATCGTTGTCTTTAGCGTATTTTATAAAGTCCCACACTATTAAAAAGTAATCTATATACCCCATCTGGGATATGACGGACAGCTCATAGTCGAGCCGCTCACGAAGATAGGCTTCGGGTGTTTTTCCGTATCGCATCACAAGCCCGTCCTCGCAAAGTAAGCGCAGGAATTCAAATGGTTCTCTGCCCTGCGGCACGTCAAATTTCGGCAGGTGCGTCTTGCCAAATTCAAATTCCACGTTGCACTTATCACCGATCTTTAGCGTGTTTTCTATCGCGGACGGATGCTCTTTAAAAAGTTCAGCCATTTCGTCGCCGCTTTTGAGATAGAACTCATCAGTCGGGAATTCCATCGCGTTTTCATCATCGACAGTCTTTGCCGTCTGTATACAGAGCAGGACACGCTGGGCAAATGCGTCATCTTTAGCTATATAATGGGCGTCGTTTGTCGCCACAAGCCCGATGCCAAGGTCTTTGGCAAGCCTTACTACTGTGGCATTCACGACCTCCTGCTCTTTGATGCCGTGGCTTTGCAGTTCAAGATAAAAATCGTCGCCGAAGATATCCTTATACTCCTGCGTTACCTTCAAAGCCTCGTCATAACCAAAACGCATTATAGTTTTAGGGATCTCCCCCGCAAGGCAAGCGGACAGAGCGATAAGCCCTTTGCTGTATTTTCTCAGCGTTTCCTTATCCGTTCTCGGTTTTATGTAAAATCCGTCAACAAAAGCATTTGAAACTATTTTGACGAGATTTTTATACCCTTCGTTGTCTTTTGCAAGCAGAACAAGATGGTAATATTCGCTGTCCTGCTCGTGCGTCTTATCGGTGTTGCGGCGGGGCGCAACATAGACCTCACAGCCGATGATCGGCTTGATGCCGGCTTTTTTCGCTTCTTTATAAAAATCTATTGCACCGTACATAACGCCGTGGTCGGTTATCGCAAGGGCGCTCTGCCCCATTTCCTTTGCTTTTGCGACAGCCTGAGTGATTCGGCAGGCGCCGTCTAAAAGGCTATATTCCGAGTGAACGTGAAGATGGACAAAATCAGTCATCAGCGCCCCTCCCTTCTATTACTTTGAAAGTTCCATAAGCTTTTTAAGCCTATGGTTGAGCCCCGATTTTGTTATCGGAGCATCGCTCATGCCGACAAGCTCGGCAAGCGGAGCGTCGGGGTTTTCGAGCCTTAACTGTGCCGCAGCCCTCAAATTCTCGGGCAGATCATCAAAAAGTCCCCTTATTTGCAGCTTTCGTATTGCCGCAACCTGCTCTGCCGCTGCTGAAAGCGCCTTTGCGAGGTTTGCAGTCTCACAATTTGCGGCGCGGTTAATGCGGTTTCTTATATCTTTGTATATCTTAACGTTCATAACGTCGAACGCCGCATTCTGCGCGCCCATTATATTAAGCATATCTTCGATGCTCTCGCTGTCTTTCATGTATACAACATAGTTTGATTTGCGGACAATAAGGTTTGATGTGACATCACATTCCTCTATCAGCCCGTGCAGGGCGTCTGCCCGGCTTTTATGAGTTCCGGCAAATTCAAGGTGATAGGATTTTTCCGGAGCTGTTATACTGCCGCAGGCAAGGTATGCACCCGAAATGAATGCGCCGATGCAGCTGTCACATTCGAAATTTGCCCTGTTGAGGCGCAGAGAAACCGTTTCTTTTCCGTATCCCATATCCAAAAAAAGACGCTCAGCGTCTTTATCCTCAGCAGTAACAGTGTAAAGCTGATCGCTTTCACATACTCCTGCCGCAGTGATATTCAAAGTCGAATCACACACAGCGTCTGCAAGCGCCGCTATCCTCTTGGCAACAGCGACGCTCTCGGTGCTCAGTTTAAAGCGTGTAAACGAAAATATATTTGAAAAGAAAAGTATGCCGTAAAGCTGTGCTTTTCTGCAACAGTCATTATCAAAGCGCTTGCTCTCGCATATTTCGGATTTTACGTTTTGAGAAAATGTCATTTTGCAATATCCCTGTGTGTGATAACGCTGTATGTTACATTGTCGTTGATATATTTATTAAGTTTTTCGGCAATACAGGTGGAACGATGTTTGCCGCCTGTACAGCCTATTGCGATTGTTAGCGACGTCTTGCCCTCTTCCATATACAAAGGTATCAAAAAGCTGATCATATCGCAAAGCTTGTCTACAAATATGTTTGTCTCAGGAAAACCGAACACATAATCCCGAACCTCTTTATCCAGCCCCGTCTTGTTCTTAAGCTCGTCGATATAGAACGGGTTTGGAAAACAGCGCACATCAAAAACAAGGTCAGCGTCTGCGGGTGCGCCGTATTTGAACCCGAAGGACTGCACGGTGATGATCATGCTGTGCTTTGTGTCTTTTGAAAATATTTCGCATAGGTATTCTTTAAGCTGCTGTGAATTGATCTTAGATGTATCAAGTATATATGTCGCCTGTTTCTTGATTCCGGCAAGCAGCTCTCTTTCGGCGTTTATAGCGGCATAGACAGAGCCGCCGTACATGTCTGCAAGCGGATGCTTGCGGCGTGTTTCCTTATAGCGCTTGATAAGTGTCTCATCCGATGCCTCAAGGAACAGGATCTTATATTCAAAACCGGATTTCTTAAGCTCGTCAAGCCCCTCGAAGAATTTATCGAGCATATTTGCACCACGCGCATCAGTGACAAACGCGACCTTTGATATTTTGCCGCCTGACTGAAAGCAAATCTCCGCGAATCTCGGAATAAGCGCGGGAGGCATATTATCGACGCAGTAAAAACCTATATCCTCAAGCGCCGCAACGGCTCTCGTCTTGCCTGCGCCGGACATTCCGGAAACAATAATAAACTCCATGATCTGTTATCCTCCCAAAAAATTATGCCTAACCTATATATTTTATCTCACATTCAAGTTTTACATTAAAATTCTTAAAAACAGTTTCCTGAATATGATTTACCAAACGCCGGACATCGTCGCAGGTCGCCCCGCCTTTATTTATGATGAATCCGGCGTGCTTTTCGCTGACCTGCGCACCCCCGATGCTAAATCCTTTTAGTCCGCTGTCCTCAATGAGCCTGCCTGTGAAAAATCCTTCGGGGCGCTTGAAAACCGAACCCGCGCTCGGAAACTCGAGCGGCTGTTTATCGCGGCGGCTTTGCATCATTTCTTCCATCCTGCCGCGTATCATGGATGTGTCGCCGGTTTCAAGCTGGAACCATGAGCGGAGGATTATATTTCCGTTATCCATAAACACGCTGTGACGATAGGCAAAGTCATGCTGGTCATGACGCAGTTCCTTAACGTCACCGTCAGCGTCGAGATACTCAGTTTTAACAAGCACGTCGGCAGTTTCTCCGCCGTAAGCGCCGGCATTCATGAACACAGCGCCGCCAACCGAACCCGGAATACCATAGAGATATTCGATGCCGGACAGCGCCGCCTCTTTTGCGGCAACGGCAAGCCGTGCAAGGCTTGCGCCGCTTTCAGATGAAACAAGCTGTCTATCCCTGTCAACCCTGACCTCGCCGAGCCCCTCAGTGGTTTTTATTACTACCATATCAAGACCGCTGTCGCTGACAAGCAGGTTGCTTCCGTTTCCTATCACTAAATAAGGAACGCTTTTTTGGCGGCAGAGGGTGACAACATCCGCAAGGCCGTACATTCCCAAAGGCGTTACGAGAATTGACGCAGGACCGCCGATTTTGAATGTCGTATGATTGCTCATCGGCTCGTCTACAGCGATCTTGAAACAGGCATTCGATGCTTCAAGGTCTTTAAGTATGCTTTTTTCCATAAGGATCAACTCCTGTGTCTCTCTTTATTGTTTACTCAATCCTTATGCCCTTTTTATTATATAAAAAGTCCAGAAAACGCTGTTTTGTTGTATTGATAACAAGTTCCTCAGGGAAATCGATATCACTCAGCAGCTTTAAGGAATTGTTAAACACGCCGATATGCTCGTGAAAATGGGCATCGCTCGTTACCGCTATTGGACAGCGGTATTTTTTGCAGAGGAGCGCGATTTCGCGGCAGTTTTCTGGGCTTCCCTTTCTCACGTCAAAGGAATGGTTGTTTATCTCAACAACGATGTGCTTTTTCGCAAAAACAGGAATGACACGCTCATAGTCAAATTTATACATATCTGAACCACAATGTGAG contains:
- the rapZ gene encoding RNase adapter RapZ, with protein sequence MEFIIVSGMSGAGKTRAVAALEDIGFYCVDNMPPALIPRFAEICFQSGGKISKVAFVTDARGANMLDKFFEGLDELKKSGFEYKILFLEASDETLIKRYKETRRKHPLADMYGGSVYAAINAERELLAGIKKQATYILDTSKINSQQLKEYLCEIFSKDTKHSMIITVQSFGFKYGAPADADLVFDVRCFPNPFYIDELKNKTGLDKEVRDYVFGFPETNIFVDKLCDMISFLIPLYMEEGKTSLTIAIGCTGGKHRSTCIAEKLNKYINDNVTYSVITHRDIAK
- a CDS encoding DNA polymerase III subunit alpha, translating into MTDFVHLHVHSEYSLLDGACRITQAVAKAKEMGQSALAITDHGVMYGAIDFYKEAKKAGIKPIIGCEVYVAPRRNTDKTHEQDSEYYHLVLLAKDNEGYKNLVKIVSNAFVDGFYIKPRTDKETLRKYSKGLIALSACLAGEIPKTIMRFGYDEALKVTQEYKDIFGDDFYLELQSHGIKEQEVVNATVVRLAKDLGIGLVATNDAHYIAKDDAFAQRVLLCIQTAKTVDDENAMEFPTDEFYLKSGDEMAELFKEHPSAIENTLKIGDKCNVEFEFGKTHLPKFDVPQGREPFEFLRLLCEDGLVMRYGKTPEAYLRERLDYELSVISQMGYIDYFLIVWDFIKYAKDNDIPVGPGRGSAAGSIVAYCLGITDIDPIKYNLLFERFLNPERVSMPDIDIDFCNERRGEVIDYVVRKYGSDRVAQIVTFGTMAARGSIRDVGRVLNMPYNEVDTVAKLVPSEIHITLEKALSISKPLRELYESDDRVKKLIDMARKLEGMPRHSSIHAAGIVITAKRVDELVPLQKGDGLNVTQYTMTTLEELGLLKMDFLALRNLTVIKYAEDMISERIGKRFLTADMPLDDKKVYDMLSQGQSLGVFQLESPGMRQVLTTLKPRCFEDIIAVISLFRPGPMDSIPRFIENKNNPEKVTYKTPLLKEILDVTFGCIVYQEQVMQIVRRLAGYSYGRADLVRRAMSKKKADVMQKERHNFIYGLKRDDGTTECVGAIANGVDEKTASEIFDEMATFASYAFNKSHAAAYAAVAYRTAYLKLYYPREYMAALLSSIIGFTEKVTEYIGECVKMGISVLPPDINESGVGFTVSGKNIRFGLVAIKSIGYAVINDMIKERRKNGLFTSFYDFLYRMSDKGLSKKVVEMLIFAGAADGFGQFRSQLLRTYEKIMDEISDSKSRNIDGQTDLFGMSESTENSREPDYPNIPEIPLKEKLAMEKESAGMYLSGHPLSEYSKILSGFEHANLREIILSFKEEGDQLYSDNETVSLAGIITALKLKTTKNNTSMAFMTLEDISGSVEVVVFPKILDRLRLLLQEGAPIALRGRISAKEEEDAKIILEEAVPIDQFSKLQTNFEKYRKEYFNRYTESTNDDATAKVSRPSQKSESAKSVRLYIKVPSKQSEKLEKAIKVARVFDGNIPLCIYYEDENKYLVSPRNMWIEPTDVLLSELRNILGNDAVFLQ
- the murB gene encoding UDP-N-acetylmuramate dehydrogenase, with amino-acid sequence MEKSILKDLEASNACFKIAVDEPMSNHTTFKIGGPASILVTPLGMYGLADVVTLCRQKSVPYLVIGNGSNLLVSDSGLDMVVIKTTEGLGEVRVDRDRQLVSSESGASLARLAVAAKEAALSGIEYLYGIPGSVGGAVFMNAGAYGGETADVLVKTEYLDADGDVKELRHDQHDFAYRHSVFMDNGNIILRSWFQLETGDTSMIRGRMEEMMQSRRDKQPLEFPSAGSVFKRPEGFFTGRLIEDSGLKGFSIGGAQVSEKHAGFIINKGGATCDDVRRLVNHIQETVFKNFNVKLECEIKYIG
- the whiA gene encoding DNA-binding protein WhiA → MTFSQNVKSEICESKRFDNDCCRKAQLYGILFFSNIFSFTRFKLSTESVAVAKRIAALADAVCDSTLNITAAGVCESDQLYTVTAEDKDAERLFLDMGYGKETVSLRLNRANFECDSCIGAFISGAYLACGSITAPEKSYHLEFAGTHKSRADALHGLIEECDVTSNLIVRKSNYVVYMKDSESIEDMLNIMGAQNAAFDVMNVKIYKDIRNRINRAANCETANLAKALSAAAEQVAAIRKLQIRGLFDDLPENLRAAAQLRLENPDAPLAELVGMSDAPITKSGLNHRLKKLMELSK
- a CDS encoding phosphatase, with the protein product NITDFIGGIDIIPRYQKRLEWVIAGFHTPALKPGTIEQHTAAYLALSENPYIDMISHCGSDMYKFDYERVIPVFAKKHIVVEINNHSFDVRKGSPENCREIALLCKKYRCPIAVTSDAHFHEHIGVFNNSLKLLSDIDFPEELVINTTKQRFLDFLYNKKGIRIE